The following proteins are co-located in the Nitrospira sp. genome:
- a CDS encoding VOC family protein has protein sequence MTDHNRELDQLMDKMVSEYVAHNKAATVLKALLDEAGVGLAPVVDHVTIRTLDIDRGAAPFAALGYAYDETLQYDDWYAKVYRKPGYPALFVDQAYPDERGKTSIIPGWVKKFGDQVFHHVAVRVEDIEQAIDRLKKEGVVFAGSIVGARGGQLRQIFSSPEMVDGQPFSVLELAERHRGYQGFSPPQADSLMKSTAPR, from the coding sequence ATGACAGATCACAACCGTGAACTCGATCAGCTCATGGACAAGATGGTGTCGGAGTACGTCGCACACAACAAGGCCGCAACCGTGCTGAAAGCACTGCTGGACGAAGCCGGCGTCGGACTCGCACCGGTCGTCGACCACGTGACGATCAGAACTCTCGACATCGACCGGGGGGCGGCCCCATTTGCCGCACTCGGCTATGCCTACGACGAAACGCTGCAATACGACGATTGGTATGCCAAGGTCTATCGGAAACCAGGCTACCCCGCCCTCTTCGTCGATCAGGCCTACCCGGACGAGCGCGGCAAGACCAGCATCATCCCCGGCTGGGTGAAGAAGTTCGGCGATCAGGTGTTTCACCACGTGGCTGTGCGTGTCGAAGACATTGAGCAGGCGATCGACCGGCTCAAGAAGGAAGGCGTGGTGTTCGCCGGAAGCATCGTGGGGGCCAGGGGCGGCCAGCTCCGGCAGATTTTTTCATCACCTGAAATGGTCGACGGCCAGCCCTTCTCGGTGCTGGAACTCGCGGAACGGCACCGCGGTTATCAAGGATTCTCCCCGCCGCAAGCCGACAGCTTGATGAAATCCACGGCACCCCGCTAA